The Algoriphagus halophilus sequence CTCCATTAGTCCTGCCGAAACTGTGATTTCTACTCGGCCAAATAAACAGATCGAAATCCTTGCCTGCATTGATTAAGGCCTCCGCTAGTTTGAAGGTTGCTGAAGGGTTGACATTTTCATCGATCCCTCCATGGGCCAGTAACAAATGCCCTTTCAAGTTAGCAGCATTGGTGACATTGGATTGCTCATGGTAGAAATCCCCCACAGGGTATCCCATATACATTTCAGGCCACCAGGCCTTTTCCATTCGATGATCATGATCACCAGCAGAAGCAACCCCTACTTTATAAAAATCAGGATGTAATAACATGGCTCTGCCTGCATCATACCCACCTGCAGAATGACCAAATATTCCCACTTTTTCTACATCCATAAATGAGTTTTTGCTTGCCAACTCTTTAATGGCCAATACATGGTCTGTCGTGCCATCTCCAAGATTATTATAGGAAACATCGTTGAAAGCTTTTCCTCTTCCATGGGTTCCAAGTCCATCTACGGTCACCACAATAAATCCAAGTTCAGCCATGGGTTGTTGAAGCCCTATGAGACCTGCCCGAAAGGTTTTTGGAGTAATGTCAATATGGGGGCCGGTGTAAGTATAGTCTACAATAGGATATTTTTTCTTCGCTGAAAAAGTGGTGGGTAAATAATAGATACCATAAATGGTGGTTTTGCCGTCTTTGGCAGTAGCAGTAAACTGCTTAGGGCTTTGATACCCCCTTTTTAATAGGTTGGAGATATCTGCTTTTGAAATCTCATGGACGATATTACCTGTTTCTAACTCCCTCACCACTGAGACTGTAGGTTCATTTACCGTGGAATAATTATCTACAAAATACTTACTACCTCCAGAATACGAAATATCATGAAATGATTTCTCAGGGGTTAAAAGCTGCAGACCCGTCCCATCAAAATTGACCTTGTAAACAAAGGAGTAATACGGATTTACATTGTTATCTACCCCTGCTGCCTCAAAATAGATTACCTCCTTTTCTTCATCAATCGAAAGCAGGTTTTTTACTACATAATCTCCATTGGTAATTCTATTGACCAACTTTCCAGATGCCCAATCCATTAAGTAAAGCTGGTTCCAGCCTGATTTTTCTGTTCCTAGGATGAATTGCCCATTATCCAATCTTCGGAAAATATTATTGTTGTTGATATGGGTTGGTGAGGATTCAGAATACACCTTTCGGATTTTAGTGGTTTCCGCATTGATCTCAATCAAGTCAAAAGCTTTGAAGCCCCGATGTAAATAAGTCCCGAATAAATACTTGCCATCCGGGTTCCAATTGAAGTACATACCAATAAAATGAGGAGAG is a genomic window containing:
- a CDS encoding S9 family peptidase, with the protein product MLPSFRPNPTKKYLFLLAFVALLGNSAFSQITEETYHKAEYFLSNNIQREVYHLDVNPNWLEGKTSFWHLTHTQDGKRFFLTDISEKKTVEAFDHTRLAELLEEKSGEPIDDRNLPFNRISFNQDNSLSFQWQNKTWTYREEKLEFKRLEDSETRDRSISPDGNWKAYTENFNLFVENLETGEEIQLSFDGKKDYEYASFWGWSDLIYGEDGERPEHFTVNWSPDSKRIQTQIVDLRLAEKMLLLDNSQDDKFRPQLKGYYRGSPGDTTVVTYTPVLFDIESKQSTKFTEFTSPHFIGMYFNWNPDGKYLFGTYLHRGFKAFDLIEINAETTKIRKVYSESSPTHINNNNIFRRLDNGQFILGTEKSGWNQLYLMDWASGKLVNRITNGDYVVKNLLSIDEEKEVIYFEAAGVDNNVNPYYSFVYKVNFDGTGLQLLTPEKSFHDISYSGGSKYFVDNYSTVNEPTVSVVRELETGNIVHEISKADISNLLKRGYQSPKQFTATAKDGKTTIYGIYYLPTTFSAKKKYPIVDYTYTGPHIDITPKTFRAGLIGLQQPMAELGFIVVTVDGLGTHGRGKAFNDVSYNNLGDGTTDHVLAIKELASKNSFMDVEKVGIFGHSAGGYDAGRAMLLHPDFYKVGVASAGDHDHRMEKAWWPEMYMGYPVGDFYHEQSNVTNAANLKGHLLLAHGGIDENVNPSATFKLAEALINAGKDFDLFIWPSRNHSFGRTNGDYFTKKRWDYFIEHLLGEEPIRHYQLKTD